The Glycine max cultivar Williams 82 chromosome 3, Glycine_max_v4.0, whole genome shotgun sequence sequence AGTTGAAAAATCAATTCTAGCCTAAACACTTCCACATCTGTCTCTTCCTTTCAATATAGTTAATTGAATCATCAACAATTCAAGATCCCAAACCACAAAAGTCGATCTAAGTAAAATGaaagagagataaaatgtgAAAGTCGTGTAAGGGAAATCGATAGGGTTCGTAAACGAGGGGAATGCAAATAAGTAGAAAATAgcgtttaaaaaaaatgaaagggcgTGGATGTGATTAAGAAGGGGTTGAGGAAAAGACCTCCTTGGAATGGTGGAGGCACTCGAGGTAGTCTTCGCGGAGAAGAGCACAGTCCTTGGGCTCTCGGCAGCGAGACATGCACTCGCTGAAATCCATCCAGAAATCGTAGCAGCGACCTTTGTTTCCTGTGATTCCCCACCCCGACgccatctctctctctttcgCTCTTTCTACACCTAATGCCTCCTCCCTTCCTCTGATCTCACTCCTTCTTCCAACTTCAAACCCCTTTCAGCCTCTGCCGCCGCTAAATTACCAAATTACCAccttttttcacctttttttaaaaaaatatatatatttgaatataaactttaataatgaaaatatgttttataagaataataataagtcTGTAAAATCATTTTCTTCCTATTTGTCAAACCCTTTTTCCCCATTCATGATCATATCCCTGCAgcttattttatgattttaatacattataaaaaaaatataatattaatactatattatttacatttatttgaATAGATCTTTTTGTTTAacctttttaatcaaataaattttataaaagctttctctgattttttattttggtgtatTCCCGTAACCTATACCAGTAATTATACCTCCCTTTGGttttactattaatttaaaatcaaaattgtactTATACCTCCCTAGGGCCATAATTTTTAATCCTACACTCCTACGTATCTTCCACACCATACTATCGCTCCCCAACTATCTCCTTGCCACCCAAGGCAATTCTCACAGATGGCATTCCAATTTAGTGCAACTTCTTCAATGCCACCTAGACATGACAATTCTTCCTGCAACTCAGATCCCCACGGAGACCGTTTCATTTGAGGTCTTACAATCGGGAAAAAAATTTCCGCAGAGATAGAGATGGAGACGAAAAACCCACACTGCTAATTCGAGGACGGGGACTATGCTCTCTGCTTCGCAGGATCCCCGTATTTCCGCGTATAtagaattttacttatatatctTCATAACTTATAATATGTATAACATAAGTATAAGGGTTAATATAGTAttttactagtaaaaaaaatacaaaataaaattatcatatatataagtaatatcTCACAAGTCACTTCACGTCTTCACCTTCGATTCTTCTTCACCGTTCTTTCTTCACGATTCGTTTCAGCCGTAAACTCGTGAAAGCCTTTGTTGCACATTTTTATTCTTCGAGTCGCACCGTGCATTTCTGGATTTCACAACTTCGAAATGTTCTTCctctgttttatttatttatctatttctgttgtatttttaattctttgttcTGTTGCTAGCTTATTGTGATGTTTTGGTTTGACCGATTCATTgagtttaaaatttgtaatctaGCAATAAGAGTCAGATTTGTGCATTTAcaatttgtaaattttgttaCTTGTTTGTTGTACAGAAAATGGGTAAGCCTATTGATCCATCCATTAATAGTATTGTTCCATTAAAAACACAACAAGTTGCTAATGACGCACAAAACAATTCGGTGGAAGAAGcacaaaattttctaaatatAGAAGAAGTTGAAGATGTTCAAAGAAGTCCAAATAAAAGATGTtgaaagaaaatagagaaaaaatgaaaagctaTATGTAAATATTGTGAAAAGAAACTTGGTGGTAATACAAGATCAGTTATGAAGCATTGACCACattgttgacaaaaaaattgagataaaacaaaaaatatatttttttttataatttttgatattttttaatataaaatgggATTTCCCATGTCGTAGCTGCAAATCGGGAAATGGGAATGGGGCAAAAAATATCCCCACCATGAAAAGTGGGGACGAAAAGCAGGATAAGGTTCGGGATGGGGAGCTGGGAAGTACCCCGCGCGGGTGCCATGCCTAATGCCACCTCGACCTCAGTGGCAACAATTTCTCTGCTCTTTTCTCCCTCTTCTTTATCGTGCATCTTCATTGACCTCAttctgcttttattggttaacctATTTTGTTACATATGTGATGATCATAGaatacacataaaatataaCTAGATTCAATTACATTGTCATTTACCAATAGCATCATAACTAGGTGAACTAATGAATCAATGTTACCAATCGAACAATGAAAGCAATGGAAATAGGGATCTAAGGTGCACGTGTAATCCCGAATAGCTTTTTCAAGTTCGAAAAACTTATTGCCATAACAATCCTTAAGCATAAAAACGAATGCTTGAGTCACGAAACCTCCAACGACACTGCTAGCCATTTCTTCTCACGCTCTTATGACGAAATTGCTCTACTACCACACACGTTTAACATCACCATAGATCACAAATGTCGTGGAATATTCAGAGTCGAAATGCGAGTGAATGGAATTCAAtatcattcaaatcctcaaacAAGATCATTTTGTCTTGGGAATGCAAGTTGTTTGTCAGCGATGAAATTGGAAGTCaaagaaatgaagagaaaaaaagggcATAGATATGTCTTAAATGTGTGATTTTAAAGTTGAGGGAGATGGTGGAAGAGAAGTTGTTGACAATGAGATCGAGGTGGCACTGGAGAAGTCGTTGCCGATGAGGTTGAGGTTGCGATAAAAGATTGAAATGTTACTGTTAGAAATCACCTCATATAGCAGCGAAGCGATCATTGACGATCGATAAACAAAAGATATGGTTGACGACAAGCAGGATAATATAATGTGGAAGGTGTAAGCTAAGTTATAAGACAAAGATTAAATTGATctaatcattaaaaattatgatacacCATCAACCACCTATTGAGGTAGTTCACCATAGTCTTCTTCAATTCAAAATACTGTGAAGCAAATTGAATAGcacaaacatttttcaattCATAACCTATTTTCAAACCTTTTCCCGTTCTCAGCctatttttccaaaaattacCAATTCTATAGCTTAAAATTAACGTCTCTCTGCATTAAATTTCATTATGAAAATGTTTAATACAAATTATCTTgcgaaaataaaactaaagacatgatgattatgttgtaaatattattatgctagtgtttttttaatgatttttaggctattgttttctaattaaaacttgtgctttagaatttaatttgttaatgtacacttgatttttttaatatgttaaaaaattataattattactaaaaaaacaaatgagtatacaataacaaatattttattataacattaacattaaacttatgtaatatttataaaaataaataaaatactataaCATTAAGTTACATgaatctattattttatttctttttaaaaaaatattaaattaacgaAAAGTGAAAAtttactctctctttttttcccctAAACATAActccaaacatttttttacgatagtatttgttataaaaaatatgcaaattaatcattaattttgattaagaaagtttaattaagattttgcaACGTGTTCTGACATTTTTGCCACCTTCTGCATAATTGATTTGGTGCATTTATTAGGGTGgacaacaattttaatttacaagTAATACATAAAGGAATTGCTTGAAAATTTTCGTTCTTTCGTAGGGTAGAAtttgttttctcactttttaatACTTCTGTTGCCTGTGCAATTCTGGCAATTAACAACGGAAAGAACACGATGGTTTAAAATTTATGGGTAAGAGTCGTTTTTCTGTACACTGTTAGCTTCATTTGGTGTGGAATCGGTTTCTTGCTGCTTCATTTGGCCTAATCCTCCCGCAAGCTATTCAGTTCTGTCTTTTAGCAGTTGAGCTAGGCATCCAATGTGTTAGATAGtctctctttttcttggtcgctaattgttgtttttatatttCCCCTACTAATATGTTGTTTACCAATACACCTTGCATAACTCTCCAAGACAAGACAAGACATTTTACGTGTTTGGTTCTGCTTTTGAGTCATGGTACACACCACATAACACAAGTTACTGTTAGTAGCTTCTGGCCTTTTGCATTGGATCTGTGAGTTTGCCACAATTCATTTCGTTCAAGAAACATGCATAAATGACACGTGTTTAAACATGTTGATGAACTTTGTCTTTTTAGATAAACTTGAATTTAATTAGTTACaacttaaattaatttctaaaatttcaataatattgATACAACATATAtcatactttaatttttattttttttactacttttatatataatgtttaaatttaagtctataaattttaaattttaacacattatattaaattaataaacataaaagccATATCTAAAttcaaacattttaattttacaatttcttcatttgttctaaaattcttatttctgtaatttatttatatataataaaataaattatgcattATCAGCCATATAAGGCATTTTCGGTTATGCCTCATTCATTAATTTCTTATAAtagtaacaatatttttttaaaataaaatcttaaaaaaaacaatctcGCTTTCATAAATTATGTACAGAGATCACTAAGTTATGTAATGAGAAAAGAgagataatcttttaaaaaatgaataatttgagAGGATGAATAAAGTAGAAATCCCACTTTACAAAATGAatagtactaaaaaaaattaaattatagaagtagattgaaataatttatcatGATTAATACCAAATTATTCAATcaatgttaattattagtttcataatttttgtCGGTACGAGAAATTTGAactcacaatttttttctttaatcacaaaatcaaccttataaacttaagatttttattaaaatgactAAATCTAATTTCACTTGAACCAATGATTTattgttgaaattaattttataatttttctagtTAAATAACTTTGCATTATtgaatattgtaattaattggATGTATATCTAAATTAATCTggataatatctttttttttatcaaaatgtgTACCATTATTGTTAGAGAAATTAGTGCCCCCTAAGGTTTGTATAATGCCCGTATGGCTTAATCAATATCTTCTCATTTTTCTCTAATTTGTTAAAATAGGCAAGAACGACAGAGACCTCATGTAATCAAACCCAACATGAGGCATTAGTGCCAAGCAAATTGAGGTCCCATTCGGCTCACCCACCCCTCTTTTCTCGCGTAACCGTCTCATTTTCTTTAACGTCTTTGGCCATTGTCTTGAAGTAGTAATTAGACATTAGACATTAAGTTCAAACTAATGACAACACGACACATTTCCCTTTTTGTTATGGCAAGGACTTATGGGAATAAAGTTCTGCGAGTACAAATAactgaaataattaataaatgtttCTAAGtcagttaagttttttttttctgccttTTAATTTCGGCCCTTTATTTCATGAATGATAGTTATGAAATAGGATATGTTATTTGTCATACAAAAGTTTGTACAAtagaatatttttatctatCTCCTCTATATAATTTACTATATACATCATAAGATATAATGGAGAGAAATAgactacaaaaattataaattattgtatgtGAATCACATGTTTTATGAAATACGAATGCTGATTATGTTTGATCCTCAGTGTTAGATATCTCATTGTAAGATTGATCAGCATAGAAACAATAAGCcttcacaaaaaagaaaaaccggAGTGTATATCTTATTACTATTCAGTTATTCTTATCATGACACGTGCGAATCTCACTTTCGGTTCACATGTTATGTTACCAACTTTTTTCCCATATATTTCAGTTCACCACCCGTATCCCTTTTCTTAATTGCACTCACTAGCCTCATGCCTATGCAACAGTTCCCCGTAGAAAACAAAGTCCATAAAGTGAAACATAACATGCTGCTATTTTAAAAACCTTACCTTCAAACCTAAATCTCACAGTTCCGAGTTCTCTAATTCTTGACTCCGTTGGGTTCTTAATCCACTTATATCCCCAACTAGAATCAGAattactttcttttttcctttatcttGTTCAATTCATTGGCATTCTtctaaaatgattattatagcACGCCTTATGTTTCTTCTTGCATTGTTTCTTTTACTCGTAACAAATACAGGCCAAATGGTATTTGCACAAGATGACAATAATGTTAGAGATGCTTGCAGTGTGACAAGGTTCCAAAGCCTTTGTGTTCAGACGCTAGGGCATTTTTCCCGCACTGCAGGAACAAGCCCCAGCAAGTGGGCACGCGCGGGAGTATCCGTGTCAATAGGCGAGGTCAAGAATGTTGAAGCATATCTAGCACAAGTGAAACGTCAAGGACAATTGAAGGGAAGAAACAGTGTTGCCCTTTCAGATTGTGTTGAAACTTTTGGCTATGCCATTGACGAGCTTCACAAATCACTTGGCGTGCTAAGGAGCCTAAGCAAAAGCAAGTTCAGCACCCAAATGGGTGACCTCAACACGTGGATCAGTGCAGCACTCACTGATGAGGTGACTTGCCTCGATGGGTTTGAAGGCAGCAAGGGGACCAATGTTAAATTGCTGCAAAACCGGGTTCAGAATGCGTCTTACATCACAAGTAACGCTCTTGCTCTCATCAACAAACTTGCCACTGAAGGTCTGGGAAGCATCAATGATCCATAGAAGTTCTgaaattggtaaaaaaattatatgtgtaATTCTCTAAATTAAGGATTGTATCATATATAAATAAGCTGTGAACAAGTGTCTATAGATACTATATAACAGTGGTTTTATGTGTCTAAATTAAAGATTGTATACTTGTTTTTTAATGATCCGGGAAATGTGACCACATGTGAGATATGTTAACGTTTCGATATGTGGTTTTACTAGAACTATGATGCTGCTTGCTCTTTGTAAATATGAAATGCAATAGTAAAAGCTGTTCTCTCGTTGAAGTTATTATTTAGTTGTGCCCTCTTCTTACAGATTTTATCAGTAGTCTTTTTAATGCTGTTCTTCGATTAGTTGGTCACGTCTTTAATTAGTACCAGTCAAATTGATATCCACTAGTACATGTACCTGATCAATATGGACGGATAATTTTTTAGGGAgggataaaataattatcttaatatatataaatatttttttttaaaaaaaatcatagattaaaagtattttgaaaaatgttgga is a genomic window containing:
- the LOC100306303 gene encoding NADH dehydrogenase [ubiquinone] iron-sulfur protein 5-B, producing the protein MASGWGITGNKGRCYDFWMDFSECMSRCREPKDCALLREDYLECLHHSKEFQRRNRIYKEEQRKLRAASRKGQEDGVNEHHH
- the LOC100791264 gene encoding pectinesterase inhibitor 6 codes for the protein MIIIARLMFLLALFLLLVTNTGQMVFAQDDNNVRDACSVTRFQSLCVQTLGHFSRTAGTSPSKWARAGVSVSIGEVKNVEAYLAQVKRQGQLKGRNSVALSDCVETFGYAIDELHKSLGVLRSLSKSKFSTQMGDLNTWISAALTDEVTCLDGFEGSKGTNVKLLQNRVQNASYITSNALALINKLATEGLGSINDP